From Streptomyces chrestomyceticus JCM 4735, one genomic window encodes:
- a CDS encoding VOC family protein, producing the protein MLKIGSVVLGASDVRRAAAFWADALGYEPREETEDDWVVLKPAQGAGVQVSIGRSETPVQEHPRVHLDLYAGDAADQAAEVERLVSLGARRVDWDRYPDDADFVVLADPEGNRFCVIDTGRG; encoded by the coding sequence ATGCTGAAGATCGGATCGGTCGTGCTGGGTGCTTCGGACGTGCGGCGTGCGGCCGCCTTCTGGGCGGACGCCCTGGGGTACGAGCCACGCGAGGAGACGGAAGACGACTGGGTGGTCCTGAAGCCCGCGCAGGGGGCCGGGGTCCAGGTGTCGATCGGCCGGAGCGAGACGCCCGTCCAGGAGCATCCACGGGTCCACCTGGACCTGTACGCCGGCGACGCCGCCGACCAGGCCGCCGAGGTCGAGCGCCTGGTGTCCCTGGGTGCCCGGCGGGTCGACTGGGACCGCTACCCGGACGACGCCGACTTCGTCGTCCTGGCGGACCCCGAGGGCAACCGCTTCTGCGTGATCGACACCGGACGCGGCTGA
- a CDS encoding alpha/beta fold hydrolase, which yields MSEGQESATYPSSAGYARVNGLELYYEAHGTGQPLVLLHGGLLTIDLTFGGILPALAATRQVVAVELQGHGHTGDIDRDPTLAYLADDVVGLLDHLGIDRADFFGFSLGGLTALQLAVTCPARVNRLVLASTHYRPDGYHPDILDPRAQLGSRRMPTESDFQEMYEAYAKVAPDPGRFEAFAEKLQPTVHAFEGWPARDLAGLEASVLLLVGDTDFVRLEHAVEMHELIPGSQLGVLPGTTHSNLPRRADLVVPMVRAFLAPSADASPTGTAEGSR from the coding sequence TATCCGTCGTCCGCCGGATATGCGCGGGTCAACGGGCTGGAGCTGTACTACGAGGCCCACGGCACGGGGCAGCCGCTGGTCCTGCTGCACGGCGGGCTGCTCACCATCGACCTCACCTTCGGCGGCATACTGCCCGCGCTCGCCGCGACGCGGCAGGTCGTCGCCGTCGAGCTGCAAGGGCACGGGCACACCGGTGACATCGACCGGGACCCGACGCTCGCGTATCTGGCCGACGACGTGGTGGGGCTGCTGGACCACCTCGGGATCGACCGGGCGGATTTTTTCGGATTCAGCCTCGGCGGACTGACCGCCCTTCAGCTTGCGGTCACCTGTCCCGCTCGGGTGAACCGGCTGGTGCTCGCCTCCACCCACTACCGGCCCGACGGCTACCACCCGGACATTCTCGACCCGCGGGCCCAGTTGGGCTCCCGGCGGATGCCCACCGAGAGCGACTTCCAGGAGATGTACGAGGCGTACGCGAAGGTCGCCCCCGACCCCGGACGCTTCGAGGCGTTCGCCGAGAAGCTGCAACCGACGGTGCATGCCTTCGAGGGCTGGCCCGCCCGGGACCTGGCCGGCCTGGAAGCGTCCGTCCTGCTGCTGGTGGGGGACACCGACTTCGTCCGGCTGGAACACGCCGTCGAGATGCATGAGCTGATCCCCGGCTCACAGCTCGGGGTGCTCCCGGGGACGACCCACAGCAATCTGCCGCGGCGCGCCGACCTCGTCGTGCCGATGGTGCGGGCCTTCCTGGCACCGTCGGCCGACGCGTCGCCGACCGGTACGGCGGAGGGGAGCCGGTGA